Proteins from one Anoplopoma fimbria isolate UVic2021 breed Golden Eagle Sablefish unplaced genomic scaffold, Afim_UVic_2022 Un_contig_13718_pilon_pilon, whole genome shotgun sequence genomic window:
- the LOC129088634 gene encoding transmembrane protein 205-like, producing MPTDGEPTVTVKMLQLLLLSTYWGMQIWVTFISSFVMDNHLNRHTYGFIQSRLVPFYLHLGSACAFFNLTIYAVYHPSDMLNDREAFQIFIFFVSVTVAAVNAQWFGQMTSEIMADMHLIEQACGLGQDIGLSSNREAYAKLCDTDAKYRHMSSRLWLYRLLSSLCNLCCIGCNFYSLCYMAENLGTL from the exons ATGCCCACTGACGGGGAGCCCACGGTCACAGTCAagatgctgcagctgctgctacTCTCCACCTACTGGGGGATGCAGATCTGGGTCACCTTCATTTCAA GCTTTGTGATGGACAACCACCTGAACAGACACACCTACGGGTTCATCCAGAGTCGCCTCGTCCCGTTTTACCTCCACCTGGGTTCAGCTTGTGCCTTCTTCAACCTCACCATCTACGCTGTGTATCACCCCAGTGACATGCTGAACGACAGAGAAGCCTTTCAG ATCTTCATCTTCTTCGTGTCGGTGACGGTCGCGGCCGTCAACGCCCAGTGGTTCGGCCAGATGACGTCGGAGATCATGGCGGACATGCACCTGATCGAGCAGGCGTGCGGGCTGGGCCAGGACATCGGGCTGTCGTCGAACCGCGAAGCTTACGCCAAGCTGTGCGACACGGACGCCAAATACAGACACATGAGCAGTCGCCTGTGGCTCTACAGACTGCTGTCGTCCCTCTGCAACCTCTGCTGCATAGGCTGCAACTTCTACAGCCTCTGCTACATGGCGGAGAACCTCGGCACGCTTTAA